From Microlunatus capsulatus, a single genomic window includes:
- a CDS encoding HNH endonuclease: MSAPDGARPSGQPGRAERLATVLARDGATCTWCGRAFGPRVLPTTDHLVPKVKGGPSWLENEVAACRRCNGERGHRGAADWLEECGRRGWSPDAARVRRVLEALDGAIGERGGQRRARPHLATQLRRLRRADG, translated from the coding sequence GTGAGCGCGCCGGACGGCGCGCGGCCGTCCGGCCAGCCCGGTCGGGCCGAGCGGCTGGCGACCGTGCTGGCGCGCGACGGCGCCACCTGCACGTGGTGCGGCCGCGCGTTCGGCCCGCGGGTGCTGCCCACCACCGACCACCTCGTGCCCAAGGTGAAGGGCGGGCCGTCCTGGCTGGAGAACGAGGTGGCGGCCTGCCGGCGCTGCAACGGCGAGCGGGGCCACCGCGGCGCCGCCGACTGGCTGGAGGAGTGCGGACGCCGGGGCTGGTCCCCCGACGCCGCCCGGGTGCGCCGGGTGCTGGAGGCCCTCGACGGCGCGATCGGCGAGCGCGGCGGGCAGCGGCGAGCCCGACCGCACCTGGCCACCCAGCTGCGCCGGCTGCGGCGCGCCGACGGCTGA
- a CDS encoding glycosyltransferase — MSHFLLPATPIYGHVTPMVAIGRGLVERGHRVTVLTGRKYEGTVSGSGLGFRPLPAEVDYDDAELDAWLPGRQELRGVAAGRHDILGLFVRPLPAQHRALRAALDADRYDAVVCEAAFLGALPLLSVPAARRLPVVGVSVTPLAVSSADCAPFGAGLQPDRSVHGLGRNWVISTILHRGPLRPVQDGLRAALHEAGAPGPEGNYFDQATRFDLTFQLATPGIEYPRRSMPATVRLVGPLQLPVAPGVPADGPPVPGHRPDGPARAADRTSGLPSWWGDLDGRRPVVHVTQGTMANGDLGRLMVPTLRGLAREDVLVVASTGGRPVEQLVEQHGGPLPANVRVASFLPYDQLLPRTSVMVTNGGFGGVQQALAYGVPLVVAGSSEDKPEVAARVAWSGAGLNLRTGSPGAARVRRAVRRVLRSPAHRREAGRLQREIAGLGDPVSTVVDTLTRLTDGDGHVRLDEVGATAGYRAAG; from the coding sequence ATGTCCCACTTCCTGCTGCCGGCGACGCCCATCTACGGGCACGTGACGCCCATGGTGGCGATCGGCCGCGGGCTCGTCGAGCGGGGTCACCGGGTGACCGTCCTGACCGGCCGGAAGTACGAGGGCACGGTCTCCGGCAGCGGACTCGGGTTCCGGCCGCTGCCCGCCGAGGTCGACTACGACGACGCCGAGCTCGACGCCTGGCTCCCCGGCCGTCAGGAGCTGCGCGGGGTGGCCGCCGGCCGGCACGACATCCTCGGGCTGTTCGTGCGCCCGCTGCCCGCCCAGCACCGCGCCCTGCGGGCCGCCCTCGACGCGGACCGGTACGACGCCGTGGTCTGCGAGGCCGCCTTCCTGGGCGCGCTCCCCCTGCTCAGCGTCCCGGCCGCGCGCCGGCTGCCGGTGGTGGGCGTCTCGGTGACCCCGCTCGCCGTCAGCAGCGCCGACTGCGCCCCCTTCGGCGCGGGCCTGCAGCCCGACCGCTCGGTGCACGGGCTCGGCCGCAACTGGGTGATCTCGACGATCCTGCACCGGGGACCGCTGCGCCCGGTCCAGGACGGCCTGCGGGCGGCGCTGCACGAGGCCGGCGCGCCGGGTCCGGAGGGCAACTACTTCGACCAGGCCACCCGCTTCGACCTGACCTTCCAGCTGGCGACCCCCGGCATCGAGTACCCGCGCCGGTCCATGCCGGCCACGGTCCGCCTGGTCGGGCCGCTGCAGCTGCCCGTCGCCCCCGGCGTGCCGGCCGACGGCCCGCCCGTCCCCGGGCACCGCCCGGACGGGCCGGCCCGCGCGGCGGACCGGACCAGCGGGCTGCCCTCCTGGTGGGGCGACCTCGACGGCCGACGGCCCGTCGTGCACGTCACCCAGGGGACGATGGCCAACGGCGACCTCGGCCGGCTGATGGTGCCGACGCTGCGCGGGCTGGCCCGCGAGGACGTGCTCGTGGTGGCCTCCACCGGGGGTCGGCCGGTCGAGCAGCTGGTCGAGCAGCACGGCGGCCCGCTGCCCGCCAACGTGCGGGTGGCGTCATTCCTGCCCTACGACCAGCTGCTGCCGCGCACCTCGGTGATGGTGACCAACGGCGGCTTCGGCGGGGTGCAGCAGGCGCTGGCCTACGGCGTGCCGCTCGTCGTCGCCGGCAGCAGCGAGGACAAGCCCGAGGTCGCCGCCCGGGTCGCCTGGTCCGGCGCCGGGCTGAACCTGCGCACCGGCTCGCCGGGGGCCGCCCGGGTGCGCCGGGCCGTCCGCCGGGTGCTGCGCTCCCCCGCCCACCGGCGCGAGGCCGGCCGGCTGCAGCGCGAGATCGCGGGGCTGGGCGACCCGGTGAGCACCGTCGTCGACACCCTCACCCGGCTCACCGACGGCGACGGCCACGTCCGGCTGGACGAGGTCGGCGCGACCGCCGGCTACCGCGCCGCCGGCTGA
- a CDS encoding cation:proton antiporter, with protein MSVDNPGLLFAALGLAAFAAALLPRLLGRVPVSMPMVFLGLGALVFWLVPELPTPDPLAHPAVTTHLTEVCVLVSLMGAGLALDRPLSWKGWRSPRRLIGLTMVGCIAVVTLVGSAWLGLGLAAALLLAAVVAPTDPVLASEVQVAEPAEEPDAPVEDEARFALTSEAGLNDGLAFPFTYAAVAISTAGLGWASFGHWLAVDLLWRLAAGVVVGLVAGWLLGKLFFNAPLQPLRLADHAEGFVALAATFLTYGLAELVHGYGFVAVFVCACAIRAAERSHGFHKVLHSWVEQLERLLTVLVLVLLGGALTRGLLDALQPRDVLLVVAFLLLIRPGLGWLGMLGTGTGPRERAVIAFFGVRGIGSLFYISWALEHGDFAQPERLWAVVALTVAASVLLHGLTATPAMMLLDRERRRAAVRRHGDASLAPETAV; from the coding sequence ATCAGCGTCGACAACCCCGGTCTGCTCTTCGCCGCGCTCGGCCTGGCCGCCTTCGCAGCCGCCCTGCTGCCGCGGCTGCTCGGCCGCGTCCCCGTCTCCATGCCCATGGTCTTCCTCGGGCTGGGCGCCCTGGTCTTCTGGCTGGTGCCCGAGCTCCCGACGCCGGACCCGCTGGCGCACCCCGCGGTCACCACCCACCTCACCGAGGTCTGCGTGCTGGTGTCGCTGATGGGCGCCGGGCTGGCCCTGGACCGCCCGCTCAGCTGGAAGGGCTGGCGCAGCCCGCGCCGGCTGATCGGGCTGACGATGGTGGGCTGCATCGCCGTCGTCACCCTCGTGGGCAGCGCCTGGCTGGGCCTGGGGCTCGCGGCCGCGCTGCTGCTGGCCGCCGTCGTCGCCCCCACCGACCCGGTGCTGGCCAGCGAGGTGCAGGTCGCCGAGCCGGCCGAGGAGCCGGACGCCCCCGTCGAGGACGAGGCGCGGTTCGCGCTCACCTCCGAGGCCGGCCTCAACGACGGGCTGGCCTTCCCCTTCACCTACGCCGCCGTGGCCATCAGCACCGCGGGCCTCGGCTGGGCGTCGTTCGGGCACTGGCTCGCCGTCGACCTCCTCTGGCGGCTCGCGGCCGGGGTGGTCGTCGGGCTGGTGGCCGGCTGGCTGCTGGGCAAGCTGTTCTTCAACGCGCCGCTGCAGCCGCTGCGGCTGGCCGACCACGCCGAGGGCTTCGTCGCGCTGGCCGCGACCTTCCTGACCTACGGGCTCGCCGAGCTGGTGCACGGCTACGGCTTCGTCGCCGTCTTCGTGTGCGCCTGCGCGATCCGGGCCGCCGAGCGCAGCCACGGGTTCCACAAGGTGCTGCACTCCTGGGTGGAGCAGCTGGAGCGGCTGCTCACCGTGCTGGTCCTCGTGCTGCTCGGCGGGGCGCTCACCCGCGGCCTGCTCGACGCCCTGCAGCCGCGCGACGTGCTGCTCGTCGTCGCGTTCCTGCTGCTGATCCGGCCGGGCCTGGGCTGGCTGGGGATGCTCGGCACCGGCACGGGCCCCCGCGAGCGCGCCGTCATCGCCTTCTTCGGGGTGCGCGGCATCGGCTCGCTGTTCTACATCTCCTGGGCCCTCGAGCACGGCGACTTCGCCCAGCCCGAGCGGCTGTGGGCCGTGGTGGCGCTGACCGTGGCCGCGTCGGTGCTGCTGCACGGGCTGACGGCCACGCCGGCCATGATGCTGCTGGACCGGGAGCGGCGGCGGGCGGCCGTGCGCCGGCACGGGGACGCGTCGCTGGCGCCCGAGACGGCGGTCTGA
- a CDS encoding SulP family inorganic anion transporter gives MTSPPSAPAPAAVHAPDNPTVRQALRSPRRLRTEVLAGLVVALALIPEAISFSIIAGVDPRVGLFASFTMAVTIAVVGGRPAMISAATGAVALVIAPLVRDHGLDYLVVTVLAAGVLQIVLSLLGVAKLMRFVPRSVMVGFVNALAILIFSSQVPYLLGVPWLVYPMVAVGVAVIVLLPRLTTVVPAPLVAIVLLTAAALAFGLAVPTVGDQGALPDSLPTLFRPDVPLTLETLRIIAPYALAVALVGILESLMTAKLVDEITDSRSSKSRETWGQGVANVVTGLFGGMGGCAMIGQTMINVKVSGARTRISTFLAGVFLLVLVVALGDVVAVIPMAALVAVMIMVSVGTFDWHSVRPSTLRRMPLSATAIMVATVAVTVATHNLAYGVVVGVLVAMVFFTRRVAHFTEVVDVAHPDEDTRVYAVRGALFFASSNDLVQQFDYAGDPQHVVIDLSGSQIYDSSTVAALDAIETKYRQRGKDVQIVGLNEPSRVWHSKLSGQLGAGG, from the coding sequence ATGACGTCACCGCCGTCCGCCCCGGCGCCCGCCGCCGTCCACGCCCCCGACAACCCGACGGTGCGGCAGGCCCTGCGCTCCCCGCGCCGGCTGCGCACCGAGGTGCTGGCCGGGCTCGTCGTCGCGCTGGCGCTGATCCCCGAGGCCATCTCGTTCTCGATCATCGCCGGCGTCGACCCCCGCGTCGGGCTGTTCGCGTCCTTCACCATGGCGGTGACCATCGCCGTCGTCGGCGGCCGGCCCGCCATGATCAGCGCCGCGACGGGTGCGGTGGCCCTCGTCATCGCCCCGCTGGTGCGCGACCACGGCCTGGACTACCTCGTCGTCACCGTGCTCGCCGCGGGCGTGCTGCAGATCGTCCTCAGCCTGCTGGGCGTGGCCAAGCTGATGCGGTTCGTGCCGCGCAGCGTCATGGTCGGCTTCGTCAACGCGCTGGCGATCCTCATCTTCAGCTCGCAGGTCCCCTACCTGCTGGGCGTGCCCTGGCTGGTCTACCCGATGGTCGCCGTCGGGGTCGCGGTGATCGTCCTGCTGCCCCGGCTGACCACCGTCGTGCCGGCCCCGCTGGTCGCCATCGTGCTGCTCACCGCCGCCGCGCTCGCCTTCGGCCTGGCCGTGCCGACCGTCGGCGACCAGGGCGCGCTGCCCGACAGCCTCCCGACGCTGTTCCGCCCCGACGTCCCGCTGACCCTGGAGACGCTGCGGATCATCGCCCCCTACGCGCTGGCCGTCGCCCTCGTCGGCATCCTCGAGTCGCTGATGACGGCCAAGCTGGTCGACGAGATCACCGACTCCCGCAGCTCGAAGAGCCGCGAGACCTGGGGGCAGGGCGTCGCCAACGTCGTCACCGGCCTGTTCGGCGGGATGGGCGGCTGCGCGATGATCGGCCAGACCATGATCAACGTCAAGGTCTCCGGGGCCCGGACGCGGATCTCCACCTTCCTGGCCGGGGTCTTCCTGCTGGTGCTGGTGGTCGCGCTGGGCGACGTCGTCGCCGTCATCCCGATGGCCGCCCTGGTCGCGGTGATGATCATGGTGTCGGTCGGCACCTTCGACTGGCACAGCGTGAGGCCCTCGACGTTGCGCCGGATGCCGCTCAGCGCCACCGCGATCATGGTCGCGACCGTCGCCGTCACCGTCGCGACGCACAACCTGGCCTACGGCGTCGTCGTCGGCGTGCTGGTGGCGATGGTCTTCTTCACCCGCCGCGTCGCCCACTTCACCGAGGTCGTCGACGTCGCGCACCCCGACGAGGACACCCGCGTCTACGCCGTCCGGGGGGCGCTGTTCTTCGCCTCCAGCAACGACCTGGTGCAGCAGTTCGACTACGCCGGCGACCCGCAGCACGTGGTCATCGACCTGTCCGGGTCGCAGATCTACGACTCCTCCACCGTCGCCGCCCTGGACGCCATCGAGACGAAGTACCGCCAGCGCGGCAAGGACGTGCAGATCGTCGGGCTCAACGAGCCAAGCCGGGTCTGGCACAGCAAGCTGAGCGGGCAGCTCGGTGCCGGGGGCTGA
- a CDS encoding MerR family transcriptional regulator, with amino-acid sequence MPGADAGAGAPQQIGRVAEDLGLSIRTLRHWDEVGLVPPSVRSAGGYRLYTADDVDRLRTIRRMKPLGFTLEEMGRLLASLDVLDGAGASEEDTRAAAAFVADCHARAEESCATLARQLGWAEEFRDLLAGRG; translated from the coding sequence GTGCCGGGGGCTGACGCCGGGGCCGGCGCCCCGCAGCAGATCGGCCGGGTGGCCGAGGACCTCGGGCTCTCGATCCGGACGCTGCGGCACTGGGACGAGGTGGGCCTGGTCCCCCCGTCGGTGCGCAGCGCGGGCGGCTACCGGCTCTACACCGCCGACGACGTCGACCGGCTGCGCACGATCCGGCGGATGAAGCCGCTGGGCTTCACGCTGGAGGAGATGGGCCGGCTGCTGGCCTCCCTGGACGTGCTCGACGGCGCGGGCGCCTCGGAGGAGGACACCCGCGCCGCCGCGGCGTTCGTCGCCGACTGCCACGCCCGGGCCGAGGAGAGCTGCGCGACGCTGGCCCGCCAGCTCGGCTGGGCCGAGGAGTTCCGCGACCTGCTGGCCGGCCGCGGCTGA
- a CDS encoding esterase-like activity of phytase family protein produces the protein MRLSPLGATTAALLSLGLLWPTAAATAAPRPVEREQRATTTTTPARAAAERPRTTTTPVLTARATLSADFLAPGPASGAQATPANGRTGPFDGQVVPGFSGVVANGDGTFWAMPDNGFGAKANSADFLLRMYLVEPAWETAKGGKGAIRVQKFISLRDPDRKIGFPIVHERTRSRLLTGADFDIESVVRVPDGTFWVGEEFGPFLLHVDRRGRVLDAPVPFRGGKSPDNPTLGSGEAVVPRSRGFEAMAGSADGRRLYPVVEGALTTDPEKRRRVISEFDTRKKRYTARTWAYQTDTDANVVGDAHMTGKHTMVVLERDDFQGAAAVTKRVYALDLRKKDRDGYLVKTLVVDLLDIANPAEIGVDRSPGAYGVGRTFSFPFQSVETVVPLGRGRYLLANDNNFPGNDARYPGTPDDTEMIMLQLKKERVTAPSTMLIAHRGASGYRPEHTLASYELAIAQGADYIEPDVVATKDGQLVARHENEIGGTTDVSVHPEFAGRRTTKVIDGRRITGWFTEDFTLGELRTLRAVERLPQVRGANTRFDGLYQVPTLDEVIDLARHSRTADGRRIGVYPETKHPTYFADLGLALEDRLVDVLEQNGYAGADDPVVIQSFETANLQRLSRRTDLPLVQLVDCAGAPFDLVSSGDPRTYADLVTPEGLAEISGYADAVGLCKDVMIPRDAQNRLGEPTDVIRDAHRVGLSVTGWTFRLENQYLPADYRLGSDLTAPGDLRREIETYLEAGMDAFFTDNPDVGDLARRRHAAVSPAARPGVERVQAVSAAR, from the coding sequence ATGCGACTGTCCCCGTTGGGCGCCACGACGGCCGCCCTCCTCTCCCTCGGCCTGCTGTGGCCGACGGCGGCCGCCACCGCGGCCCCCCGACCGGTCGAGCGCGAGCAGCGCGCGACCACCACCACGACGCCCGCCCGCGCCGCCGCCGAGCGGCCCCGGACGACCACCACCCCCGTGCTCACCGCCCGCGCCACCCTGTCGGCGGACTTCCTGGCCCCCGGGCCGGCCTCGGGCGCGCAGGCCACCCCGGCCAACGGCCGCACCGGCCCCTTCGACGGCCAGGTCGTGCCCGGCTTCTCCGGCGTCGTGGCCAACGGCGACGGCACCTTCTGGGCGATGCCCGACAACGGCTTCGGCGCCAAGGCCAACTCCGCCGACTTCCTGCTGCGGATGTACCTGGTGGAGCCCGCCTGGGAGACCGCGAAGGGCGGGAAGGGCGCGATCCGCGTGCAGAAGTTCATCTCCCTGCGCGACCCGGACCGCAAGATCGGCTTCCCGATCGTCCACGAGCGCACCCGCTCCCGGCTGCTGACCGGGGCGGACTTCGACATCGAGTCCGTCGTCCGGGTGCCGGACGGCACCTTCTGGGTGGGCGAGGAGTTCGGCCCCTTCCTGCTGCACGTGGACCGGCGCGGTCGGGTGCTCGACGCGCCGGTGCCCTTCCGCGGCGGGAAGTCCCCGGACAACCCGACGCTGGGCTCCGGCGAGGCGGTCGTGCCGCGGAGCCGTGGCTTCGAGGCGATGGCGGGCTCGGCCGACGGCCGCCGGCTCTACCCCGTCGTCGAGGGCGCGCTGACCACCGACCCCGAGAAGCGCCGCCGGGTCATCTCGGAGTTCGACACCCGGAAGAAGCGCTACACGGCGCGGACCTGGGCGTACCAGACCGACACCGACGCGAACGTCGTCGGCGACGCGCACATGACCGGCAAGCACACGATGGTCGTCCTCGAGCGCGACGACTTCCAGGGCGCCGCCGCCGTCACCAAGCGCGTCTACGCGCTGGACCTGCGCAAGAAGGACCGCGACGGCTACCTGGTCAAGACCCTGGTCGTCGACCTGCTCGACATCGCCAACCCGGCCGAGATCGGCGTCGACCGCTCACCGGGCGCCTACGGCGTCGGCCGCACCTTCTCGTTCCCCTTCCAGTCGGTCGAGACCGTCGTCCCGCTGGGCCGTGGCCGCTACCTGCTGGCCAACGACAACAACTTCCCCGGCAACGACGCCCGGTACCCGGGCACGCCCGACGACACGGAGATGATCATGCTGCAGCTGAAGAAGGAGCGCGTCACCGCTCCGTCCACCATGCTGATCGCGCACCGCGGGGCCAGCGGCTACCGCCCCGAGCACACCCTGGCGTCCTACGAGCTGGCCATCGCCCAGGGCGCCGACTACATCGAGCCCGACGTCGTCGCCACCAAGGACGGCCAGCTGGTCGCCCGGCACGAGAACGAGATCGGCGGCACCACCGACGTCTCGGTGCACCCCGAGTTCGCCGGCCGGCGCACCACCAAGGTGATCGACGGCCGCCGCATCACCGGCTGGTTCACCGAGGACTTCACCCTCGGCGAGCTGCGCACCCTGCGGGCGGTCGAGCGGCTGCCGCAGGTCCGGGGCGCCAACACCCGCTTCGACGGGCTCTACCAGGTCCCGACGCTGGACGAGGTGATCGACCTGGCCCGGCACTCCCGGACCGCGGACGGCCGCCGGATCGGCGTCTACCCCGAGACCAAGCATCCCACCTACTTCGCCGACCTCGGGCTGGCGCTGGAGGACCGTCTGGTCGACGTGCTGGAGCAGAACGGCTACGCCGGCGCCGACGACCCGGTGGTCATCCAGAGCTTCGAGACCGCCAACCTGCAGCGGCTCTCCCGCCGCACCGACCTGCCGCTGGTGCAGCTCGTCGACTGCGCGGGCGCCCCGTTCGACCTGGTGAGCTCCGGCGACCCGCGCACCTACGCCGACCTGGTGACGCCGGAGGGCCTGGCCGAGATCAGCGGCTACGCCGACGCCGTCGGCCTCTGCAAGGACGTGATGATCCCGCGCGACGCCCAGAACCGGCTCGGGGAGCCCACCGACGTCATCCGCGACGCGCACCGCGTCGGGCTCAGCGTCACCGGCTGGACGTTCCGGCTGGAGAACCAGTACCTGCCGGCCGACTACCGGCTGGGCTCCGACCTCACGGCGCCGGGTGACCTGCGGCGCGAGATCGAGACCTACCTCGAGGCCGGGATGGACGCCTTCTTCACCGACAACCCCGACGTCGGCGACCTGGCCCGGCGCCGGCACGCCGCCGTCAGCCCCGCCGCCCGCCCGGGTGTCGAGCGGGTGCAGGCGGTCAGCGCCGCCCGCTGA